One Oreochromis niloticus isolate F11D_XX linkage group LG16, O_niloticus_UMD_NMBU, whole genome shotgun sequence genomic window carries:
- the LOC102079940 gene encoding poliovirus receptor isoform X3 has protein sequence MARKKIRWMDGAVPFLCVFLVSNFILSKFSMIPCRLVLLAALLLSRDADALQVIGGSVTVVQGDTATLPCHVTDTNDDLTQITWQRRTRAKPHNDNFITIQPGNRLQFVHGHDDRFKYIGNFNDKNGTLQLSSVTLKDEGSYTCIFTLFPSGNQKTEIPLNLLVPPFTNIKDNLPTLGTEEVLFATCTAAGSKPPAEVRWLTGALGDKVRTTTNSTQYDNDTTTTVSSLFGVPTREINGHQVQCVISGDSLTKEETLPFTIQVYFSPTEVNISVISEDSFECVTEANPNANFTWSRSGQSFMQSAVKEEGAKLQLLSLTAYLNGLYQCEAANSYGIKHGQLYVHVASGACSAAWASFGLLLSLDVIGATWFFYKSGRFQKCLRQ, from the exons ATGGCAAGAAAGAAGatcagatggatggatggagctgtgccttttctttgtgttttcttggTCAGTAATTTCATACTAAGTAAATTCTCTATGATCCCCTGTCGTCTGGTGCTCCTGGCTGCGCTCCTGCTGAGCAGAGATGCTGACG CTCTGCAGGTGATTGGTGGAAGTGTGACAGTGGTTCAAGGAGATACGGCCACCTTACCGTGTCATGTCACTGATACCAATGATGACCTGACACAGATTACCTGGCAAAGGAGGACAAGAGCAAAACCTCACAATGACAATTTTATTACCATCCAACCTGGAAATCGGCTCCAGTTTGTCCATGGACATGATGATAGATTTAAATATATCGGGAATTTTAACGACAAAAATGGAACTCTCCAGTTATCCAGTGTTACCCTGAAGGATGAAGGCAGCTACACATGCATCTTCACCTTGTTTCCCAGTGGAAATCAGAAGACTGAGATACCTCTAAACTTGCTTG TGCCTCCTTTCACAAACATCAAGGACAATCTTCCCACTTTGGGCACAGAAGAGGTTTTATTTGCTACCTGCACGGCTGCTGGCTCGAAGCCTCCTGCTGAGGTGAGGTGGCTCACTGGTGCTTTGGGAGACAAAGTGAGGACGACAACAAACTCCACCCAGTATGACAACGATACGACTACCACAGTCAGCTCATTGTTTGGCGTACCTACGAGAGAGATTAATGGTCACCAGGTCCAGTGTGTCATCAGCGGTGACTCCCTGACTAAAGAAGAAACCCTGCCCTTCACCATACAGGTCTACT TCTCTCCTACAGAAGTGAACATTTCAGTGATTTCAGAGGACTCATTTGAGTGTGTGACAGAAGCCAACCCAAATGCAAACTTTACCTGGAGCAG ATCTGGGCAGTCTTTCATGCAGTCTGCTGTCAAAGAAGAGGGTGCAAAGCTACAACTGTTGAGTCTGACCGCATATCTAAATGGCCTCTATCAGTGTGAAGCAGCTAACTCTTATGGAATAAAACATGGTCAGCTCTATGTGCATGTGGCATCAG GAGCATGCTCTGCTGCTTGGGCCTCATTTGGTCTTTTGCTTTCCCTGGATGTCATCGGAGCTACATGGTTCTTTTATAAATCTGGACGTTTTCAAAAGTGCTTACGACAATAA